A single genomic interval of uncultured Sphaerochaeta sp. harbors:
- a CDS encoding PfkB family carbohydrate kinase, which produces MNGILGNNIDIRQVMARNAGRPVSIAIIGDLCLDLAYQVTTEQAEISVETGLQTYSVLNTKPELGGACNVAVNCKTLGADRVDIYGIVGSDFFGDLLISLLQRHDIETEGVVRQEATWSTHVYHKVFEKGVEHPRFDSGNFNSPTEASIISLLSTLRKKLSEYDAVIINEQVPRGLHSESFQKALNEVIENTISDSGIRWFADCRKLNDIYRKTIHKLNEQEGRLLYGPSCALDRKDLAIWLAKYFKQPIVLTLGPDGAIAVDETEAVQAFPGIHFAGQIDAVGAGDAFLAGLVVAGAWGANLAEAAYIGNICAGVSLKVLYECGHPTIEEVISLSEKADWRYNPEIADDERKALYWKDTPLEIVKPSQMNGFPKVVIFDHDGTISTLRQGWEEVMEQSMLTAIAGEAYSSLSNKELQSLRDDIHAFIDRTTGIQTIEQMHYLVELVRHYGYVPEEKVLTALQYKELYNTDLLAMVDKKVAEIRAHRLDASDVTMKGSIDFLRFLFSHGTELYLASGTDVDDVKREAELLGYANYFEGRIFGSVGDVSNDPKRLVIQQIIETRLNGDYESCVVFGDGPVEMREAKRHGLLAVGLLSDEVRRYGLNMKKRSRLVLGGADLLLPDFSHASTLSKYLGWEVK; this is translated from the coding sequence GTGAACGGCATTTTGGGAAATAACATTGATATCCGCCAGGTGATGGCCCGTAATGCAGGGCGACCAGTATCTATTGCGATTATTGGTGATCTGTGCTTAGACCTTGCGTATCAGGTAACAACCGAACAGGCTGAAATATCGGTAGAAACTGGCCTACAAACCTACTCAGTCCTCAATACAAAGCCCGAGCTTGGAGGAGCCTGTAATGTTGCTGTGAATTGCAAAACCCTCGGAGCTGATCGTGTTGATATCTATGGAATCGTAGGATCTGATTTTTTTGGTGATTTACTGATTTCCCTGTTGCAGAGACATGACATCGAAACAGAAGGAGTTGTTCGTCAGGAAGCTACATGGTCAACGCATGTCTACCATAAGGTGTTTGAGAAAGGAGTAGAACATCCTCGTTTTGATAGTGGTAATTTTAACTCCCCAACTGAAGCGAGTATCATAAGTCTTCTCTCTACTCTGAGAAAAAAACTTTCTGAATATGATGCAGTCATCATCAATGAGCAAGTACCTCGCGGGCTGCATAGTGAGTCTTTCCAAAAAGCTCTGAATGAAGTCATCGAAAATACCATTTCTGATTCTGGGATTCGATGGTTTGCAGACTGTAGGAAATTAAATGATATTTATAGGAAAACTATCCATAAGCTCAATGAACAGGAAGGACGCCTTCTCTATGGCCCTTCCTGTGCACTAGACAGAAAGGACTTGGCAATCTGGCTGGCCAAATATTTCAAGCAACCAATTGTCCTAACCCTCGGTCCTGATGGGGCGATTGCTGTAGATGAAACTGAGGCAGTCCAGGCATTCCCCGGTATACATTTTGCTGGACAAATCGATGCAGTAGGGGCAGGTGACGCTTTCTTGGCCGGATTGGTAGTGGCTGGGGCTTGGGGAGCCAATTTAGCAGAAGCTGCCTACATCGGTAATATCTGTGCAGGGGTCTCACTGAAAGTCCTCTATGAATGCGGGCATCCTACAATAGAAGAAGTTATTTCGTTATCAGAGAAAGCTGACTGGCGGTATAATCCTGAGATTGCAGATGATGAGAGAAAAGCCCTGTATTGGAAGGATACCCCGCTTGAAATAGTAAAGCCTTCACAAATGAATGGATTCCCCAAGGTGGTGATATTCGACCATGATGGAACAATCTCTACCTTACGACAAGGCTGGGAAGAGGTCATGGAGCAGAGCATGCTCACTGCTATAGCAGGTGAAGCCTATAGCTCGCTATCCAATAAAGAACTGCAGTCACTTCGGGATGATATCCATGCCTTTATCGATCGTACCACGGGCATTCAAACAATCGAGCAAATGCATTACTTGGTTGAACTGGTGCGTCATTATGGATACGTTCCTGAGGAGAAAGTGCTTACAGCATTGCAATATAAAGAGCTTTACAATACAGATTTGTTGGCTATGGTCGACAAAAAGGTTGCTGAGATTCGCGCCCATCGGCTTGATGCTAGTGATGTAACCATGAAAGGCTCAATAGATTTCTTGCGGTTCCTCTTTTCCCATGGTACAGAACTCTATCTTGCAAGCGGTACCGATGTTGACGATGTAAAGCGTGAAGCAGAACTGCTTGGCTATGCAAACTACTTTGAAGGCCGAATTTTTGGCTCGGTTGGGGATGTCTCGAATGACCCTAAACGGCTTGTGATCCAACAAATAATTGAAACACGGTTGAACGGGGACTATGAGTCATGTGTAGTCTTTGGTGATGGACCGGTTGAGATGCGAGAGGCAAAACGCCACGGCTTGCTAGCAGTGGGGTTGTTGAGTGATGAAGTCCGCCGGTACGGTTTGAATATGAAGAAAAGGAGCCGTTTGGTCTTGGGTGGAGCTGATCTTCTCCTTCCTGATTTTTCCCATGCCTCTACCTTGAGCAAATACCTCGGTTGGGAGGTGAAGTGA
- a CDS encoding LacI family DNA-binding transcriptional regulator, whose amino-acid sequence MKHKTIDDIALEAGVSKATVSRVISHPEIVSKRTQERVRAVMDKYSYTPSLLAQGLAGSPTRTIGVIIDELSNFFFIEIAEGIDRILSPNGYSMLLSSSRWVEEREIQLVRSLISNRVQGVLIAPISENSTAIKLLQEAGIPFVVINSIPKDPSISYVCCDNYEGGRIAAHYLNNYPSEQIIVITGFAHQSIEHRLEGFYNTINSPESIIRYSQIKTQEEGYILAPDLIKKNHIDHIKTTLFITNDNVAIGIINRLVEEGIRIPDQVSILGYDNIRISELCRIPLTTINQSITKTGELAAQSLLKLLKKQDSVYHHSIHPSLIQRESTAQIAQ is encoded by the coding sequence ATGAAACATAAAACCATAGATGATATTGCCCTTGAAGCAGGAGTAAGCAAAGCAACCGTCTCCCGTGTTATCAGCCACCCTGAGATTGTCTCGAAGCGTACCCAGGAACGCGTACGTGCCGTGATGGATAAATATTCTTACACCCCTAGCTTGCTTGCACAGGGACTTGCAGGGAGCCCAACTCGAACAATTGGGGTTATCATCGATGAGCTCTCAAACTTTTTCTTTATTGAAATTGCTGAGGGAATTGACCGTATCCTCTCTCCCAATGGGTATTCTATGCTTTTATCAAGTTCACGTTGGGTCGAAGAGAGAGAGATACAGCTAGTTCGGTCTCTGATAAGCAACCGGGTACAGGGAGTGCTCATCGCTCCAATCAGTGAGAACAGTACGGCGATTAAGCTCCTTCAAGAAGCAGGTATTCCATTTGTTGTAATCAATAGCATACCCAAGGATCCTTCAATTTCATATGTTTGCTGCGACAACTATGAGGGAGGACGTATTGCTGCACACTATCTCAACAATTATCCAAGCGAGCAGATAATTGTTATCACGGGATTCGCTCACCAATCCATCGAACACCGTCTTGAAGGTTTCTACAACACCATCAATTCACCAGAATCTATCATTCGCTATTCACAGATAAAGACGCAAGAGGAGGGATACATTCTCGCTCCTGATCTTATCAAAAAGAATCATATTGATCATATCAAGACAACACTCTTCATCACCAATGACAACGTAGCAATTGGCATCATCAATCGTCTCGTGGAAGAGGGGATCAGGATCCCTGACCAGGTTTCAATTCTTGGATATGACAACATCCGTATCAGCGAGCTTTGCAGAATTCCTCTTACCACAATAAATCAATCCATTACCAAAACAGGGGAGCTTGCAGCACAGAGCCTACTCAAACTTCTCAAGAAGCAAGACAGCGTCTACCATCACTCAATTCACCCTTCCTTGATACAGAGGGAATCGACAGCTCAGATAGCTCAATAA